One window from the genome of Cryptomeria japonica chromosome 6, Sugi_1.0, whole genome shotgun sequence encodes:
- the LOC131077946 gene encoding uncharacterized protein LOC131077946 yields the protein MVDALTICGAGFKAPSEFDLRGPILTELVNDVKKELGDQRQIWSTKGCTIMTDGWTDRRNRTLLNFLVSSAGGTVFIKSIDASAHCKNATYLCEQIEEVINEVGEENVVQVVTDNAPNYVAAGRLLMERRPSIVWTPCVAHCIDLMLEDIGKLPWVKTCVEKARNVCKFVYNHSWVLALMRQYTEHKELARPGITRFATNFITLQSMLRCKMALRRMIVGEEWSSSSYAATPAGKDMANCIFDERGFWSPCDEIVKVIFL from the exons atggttgatgcccttaccatttgtggggcggggttcaaagccccttctgagtttgatttgaggggacccattttgactgaattggtgaatgatgtgaagaaAGAATTGGGTGATCAACGCcaaatatggagcactaaaggttgcaccatcatgactgatggttggacagacaggagaaatagaactctccttaattttcttgtttcttccgcag ggggcaccgttttcatcaagtctattgatgcctccgcccattgcaagaatgccacctacctatgtgagcagatagaggaggtgattaatGAGGTGGGTGaagagaacgtggtacaggtggtgactgaCAATGcaccaaattatgttgctgcag gcagactattgatggagaggcgcccatctatagtttggactccatgtgtcgcccattgcattgacctcatgttagaGGATATTGGAAAACTTCCATGGGTCAAGACATGTGTAGAAAAGGcaagaaatgtgtgcaaatttgtatataatcattcatgggtgttggctcttatgagacaatacacagagcataaggagttagctcgtccaggaatcacaagatttgccacaaacttcatcacattgcagtccatgcttcgtTGTAAGatggccttgagacgtatgattgttggtgaggagtggtcttcctcatcctatgctgccaccccagcagggaaagatatggcaaactgcatttttgatgagcgaggcttttggagcccttgtgatgagatagtgaaggttatttttttataa